A genomic region of Phragmites australis chromosome 2, lpPhrAust1.1, whole genome shotgun sequence contains the following coding sequences:
- the LOC133909985 gene encoding uncharacterized protein LOC133909985, whose product MQILRLLAARRFRRRRAVSTISATAPSTPCGYGYSYGEEDEGPFFDLDLSCCSAPASSAGSQVAESGSESEESCTAGELDFVISLQRSRSTSPSYEGSLFFRGAAPPPLLKFCASEPSDAASRSRYSCASRRGSKLQLRTLSFGTAKSAFYGGRASFSRSMSSARSARLFAVYGGYGSPDQDQDEAAKIRPPSGDVIRRYLSKISSRLRRVAPGPAAADLLLRKSRLASAAQMSAAQSPLPARRDDSLLEKQDGIASAIAHCKESLHRASVSEHDTSLLRSRSDPGP is encoded by the exons ATGCAGATCCTCAGGTTGCTCGCAGCGCGGcgcttccgccgccgccgcgcggtgTCCACGATCTCCGCGACGGCGCCGAGCACCCCGTGCGGCTACGGCTACAGCTAcggcgaggaggacgagggcCCGTTCTTCGACCTCGATCTCTCCTGCTGCTCCGCGCCTGCGTCCAGCGCGGGCAGCCAGGTGGCCgagtcggggtcggagtccgaGGAATCCTGCACCGCCGGCGAGCTCGACTTCGTCATCTCGCTGCAGCGAAGCCGCTCCACGTCGCCGTCCTACGAGGGGAGCCTCTTCTtccgcggcgcggcgccccCGCCCCTGCTCAAGTTCTGCGCGTCCGAGCCGAGCGACGCCGCCTCACGTTCGCGGTACAGCTGCGCGAGCCGGCGCGGGAGTAAGCTGCAGCTGCGCACGCTCAGCTTCGGAACCGCCAAGTCCGCGTTCTACGGTGGCCGCGCCAGCTTCTCCCGGAGCATGAGCAGCGCGCGCTCTGCCAGGCTCTTCGCCGTGTACGGCGGATACGGCTCGCCCGACCAGGACCAGGACGAAGCAGCCAAGATCAGGCCGCCCTCGGGCGACGTCATCCGGCGGTACCTGAGCAAGATCTCGAGCAGGCTGCGGCGCGTGGCGCCCGGCCCCGCCGCCGCGGATCTCTTGCTCCGGAAGAGCCGGTTGGCGTCCGCTGCGCAGATGTCGGCGGCTCAGTCGCCGCTGCCAGCTCGCCGCGACGACTCGCTCCTCGAGAAGCAGGACGGCATCGCGAGCGCCATCGCGCACTGCAAGGAGTCCCTTCACCGAG CGTCCGTCTCGGAGCACGACACGTCCTTACTGCGATCGCGGAGCGATCCGGGGCCGTAG